The following coding sequences are from one Halorubrum sp. BOL3-1 window:
- a CDS encoding arsenate reductase (azurin) large subunit, with protein MTGNNPNSSEVPIPPTDAERSTRSCRYCIVGCGYEVYKWPVGEEGGPTADENALGVDYPAGYGEWPSPNMHEIIEEDGQEYHIIFKPDTEYPVNEDGAHSIRGGTQAESLYTPNNEDYDDRLKHPQIRIGGELTPVDWDTAIEAWARATEIATENGDDPNGYGQKLYFYQFVENTFAGTKLCYDVIGSPNWGGHNRPALTTEVPGIVNAGLAQWSYAYEDAEKADTMVLAGCNVKENQNIIFSNYITSGGAALVVIDPRRTFLANYAENNGGVHLQLNEATDPILLNAIARHIVDQGWHAEGFIEEWVMDDRATIDEEGWYQEELGTTPEEYYDLLDDERYAPENAAETTGVPAAEIREAAELIAQPDDEETNTLFMLEKGLIWGWSHENTGAMANLTLLTGSVGRPGTGITRGGGHQEGFWTNGSEGDAIAERSTQTFDGERVEDVTLPPNATERVKNGEVSHWHVIGNDPARHSYSTQDLRNTLRERTSGAQPQSADIDEIERAFRERIENGGLVITHQELYPNTTTQYADIVLPARAVESGEGGDYHRWNGERRLRQYEGFMEGPSNAKEDWEIFAMMGQRLGADDMDWEDSRDIFNEICEEYPGTGGDHSLEGIAPAAEANDMTPAEYMETVDDGVQQPIYEEDGEVQGTPRIHAPDGEREVMDHRFHTSTGEAIFQRVDWDRVVDTDEGLTIGDVYDRLSPGEDELWVTNGRLEQLWQNMYTHERLEYINKRFPQNIIQLHPNDAAEHDIEAGDLVEVTNDDVFHLNGENEDGSFTAVAYVLDPEEAVQGMPVQEGLAFTYWMYPGQASNDINPAYLDPANPNPGYKYGKGTLRRLGESGIKDEMSFKPMNVAPE; from the coding sequence ATGACTGGAAACAACCCCAACAGCAGCGAGGTTCCCATCCCTCCCACGGACGCGGAGCGTAGCACACGGTCGTGTCGATACTGTATCGTGGGCTGCGGCTACGAAGTCTACAAGTGGCCCGTCGGCGAAGAGGGCGGTCCGACCGCCGACGAGAACGCGCTCGGGGTCGACTACCCGGCGGGCTACGGCGAGTGGCCCTCGCCGAACATGCACGAAATAATCGAGGAGGACGGCCAGGAGTACCACATCATTTTCAAGCCGGACACCGAGTACCCGGTCAACGAGGACGGGGCACACTCGATCCGGGGCGGTACGCAGGCGGAATCGCTGTACACGCCGAACAACGAGGACTACGACGACCGGCTCAAACACCCGCAGATCCGGATCGGCGGCGAGCTCACTCCCGTCGACTGGGACACCGCGATCGAGGCGTGGGCGCGTGCGACCGAGATCGCGACGGAGAACGGCGACGATCCGAACGGCTACGGCCAGAAGCTGTACTTCTACCAGTTCGTCGAGAACACCTTCGCCGGGACGAAGCTCTGTTACGACGTCATCGGGTCGCCGAACTGGGGCGGACACAACCGCCCGGCGCTCACCACGGAAGTCCCCGGGATCGTCAACGCCGGCCTCGCACAGTGGTCCTACGCCTACGAGGACGCCGAGAAGGCGGACACGATGGTTCTCGCCGGCTGTAACGTCAAAGAGAACCAGAACATCATCTTCAGCAACTACATCACCTCCGGCGGCGCAGCCCTCGTCGTCATCGACCCCCGCCGGACGTTCCTGGCGAACTACGCCGAGAACAACGGCGGGGTCCATCTCCAGTTGAACGAGGCGACCGACCCGATCCTCCTCAACGCCATCGCCCGTCACATCGTCGATCAGGGCTGGCACGCCGAGGGCTTCATCGAGGAGTGGGTGATGGACGACCGGGCCACGATCGACGAGGAGGGGTGGTATCAGGAGGAACTCGGCACGACCCCCGAGGAGTACTACGACCTCCTCGACGACGAGCGGTACGCCCCCGAAAACGCCGCGGAGACGACCGGCGTTCCCGCGGCCGAGATCCGCGAGGCCGCGGAACTCATCGCCCAACCCGACGACGAGGAGACGAACACGCTGTTCATGCTCGAGAAGGGGCTCATCTGGGGATGGTCTCACGAGAACACCGGCGCGATGGCGAACCTGACGCTGCTCACCGGTAGCGTCGGCCGACCGGGAACCGGTATCACCCGCGGTGGCGGTCATCAAGAAGGCTTCTGGACAAACGGATCCGAAGGCGATGCCATCGCCGAGCGTTCGACGCAGACGTTCGACGGCGAGCGCGTCGAGGACGTGACGCTTCCTCCGAACGCGACCGAGCGCGTCAAGAACGGCGAGGTCAGCCACTGGCACGTCATCGGTAACGACCCGGCGCGACACTCTTATTCGACGCAGGACCTGCGGAACACGCTGCGGGAACGTACCAGCGGCGCACAGCCGCAGTCCGCCGACATCGACGAGATCGAACGGGCGTTCCGCGAGCGGATCGAAAACGGTGGACTCGTTATCACCCACCAAGAGCTGTATCCCAACACGACCACCCAGTACGCCGACATCGTGCTCCCGGCACGGGCCGTCGAATCCGGGGAGGGGGGCGATTACCACCGCTGGAACGGCGAACGGCGGCTCCGTCAGTATGAGGGCTTCATGGAGGGCCCCTCCAACGCGAAGGAGGACTGGGAGATCTTCGCGATGATGGGCCAGCGGCTCGGCGCCGACGACATGGACTGGGAGGACTCCCGAGACATCTTCAACGAGATCTGCGAGGAGTACCCCGGTACCGGTGGCGACCACTCGCTCGAAGGGATCGCTCCCGCGGCCGAGGCCAACGACATGACGCCGGCCGAGTACATGGAGACCGTCGACGACGGCGTCCAGCAGCCGATCTACGAGGAGGACGGCGAGGTACAGGGGACGCCGCGGATACACGCGCCCGACGGCGAACGGGAGGTGATGGACCACCGCTTCCACACGAGCACCGGCGAGGCGATCTTCCAGCGCGTCGACTGGGATCGGGTCGTGGACACCGACGAGGGGCTGACGATCGGCGACGTCTACGATCGGCTCAGCCCCGGCGAGGACGAGCTCTGGGTGACGAACGGTCGACTCGAACAGCTGTGGCAGAACATGTACACCCACGAGCGACTGGAGTACATCAACAAGCGGTTCCCGCAGAACATCATCCAGCTCCATCCCAACGACGCGGCCGAACACGACATCGAGGCCGGGGACTTGGTCGAGGTCACCAACGACGACGTCTTCCACCTGAACGGCGAGAACGAGGACGGGAGCTTCACCGCGGTCGCCTACGTCCTCGACCCCGAAGAGGCGGTCCAGGGGATGCCCGTCCAGGAGGGGCTCGCGTTCACTTACTGGATGTATCCCGGGCAGGCGAGCAACGACATCAACCCGGCGTACCTCGATCCCGCAAACCCCAATCCCGGGTACAAGTACGGGAAGGGGACGCTTCGGCGGCTCGGCGAGAGCGGCATCAAAGACGAGATGAGCTTCAAGCCCATGAACGTCGCGCCCGAATGA
- a CDS encoding arsenate reductase (azurin) small subunit, with protein MNDNETESTTRRRLLATVGTAGAASVAGCGFQAPQADDGSDAPAESPTAQVDGLERYPRVRVGSVDELSEGDVESFAYPLDGTENFLTRIPGEAWGGVGPEGGIVGFSGLCTHMGCSVQGQVSPEREVAGPCPCHYTTFDLSMGGLVVSGAATTDLPQIRLDVEDGDVYATGVDGLVYGRRNNLRDGTPVEAATEE; from the coding sequence ATGAACGATAATGAAACTGAGTCGACGACCCGGCGGCGGTTGCTCGCGACCGTCGGCACGGCGGGTGCCGCCTCCGTCGCGGGATGCGGGTTCCAGGCTCCGCAGGCCGACGACGGGAGCGACGCGCCCGCCGAGTCACCGACCGCGCAGGTCGACGGCCTCGAACGGTACCCTCGGGTACGCGTCGGGAGCGTCGACGAGCTATCCGAGGGCGACGTCGAGAGCTTCGCGTACCCGCTCGACGGGACAGAGAACTTCCTCACCCGCATCCCCGGCGAGGCGTGGGGCGGCGTCGGCCCCGAGGGCGGCATCGTCGGCTTCAGCGGGCTCTGTACGCACATGGGCTGTTCCGTCCAGGGACAGGTGAGCCCCGAACGAGAGGTGGCCGGTCCCTGTCCGTGCCACTACACGACGTTCGACCTCTCGATGGGCGGGCTCGTCGTCAGCGGGGCGGCGACGACGGACCTCCCGCAGATCCGACTCGACGTCGAGGACGGCGACGTCTACGCGACGGGCGTCGACGGACTCGTGTACGGACGCCGAAACAACCTGCGGGACGGTACCCCCGTCGAGGCCGCCACGGAGGAGTGA
- a CDS encoding helix-turn-helix transcriptional regulator: MTDTASGPSETPNLGAVIDDEVTAVDVKALSAFGYETRYRLVRLLVESDGGLRFDEITPHVSISDSAVSHALTLLADAGLVEKRKDGRSRSYTPTERAEALVAALDETR; this comes from the coding sequence ATGACGGACACGGCGTCGGGCCCGTCCGAGACCCCCAATCTGGGGGCGGTGATCGACGACGAGGTCACGGCGGTCGACGTGAAGGCCCTCTCCGCGTTCGGCTACGAGACCCGCTACCGGCTGGTCCGACTCCTCGTGGAATCGGACGGCGGACTGCGGTTCGACGAGATAACTCCGCACGTCTCGATCAGCGACAGCGCCGTCAGCCACGCGCTCACGCTGCTGGCCGACGCCGGACTCGTGGAGAAGCGAAAGGACGGTCGGTCGCGGAGCTACACGCCCACCGAGCGGGCGGAGGCGCTCGTCGCCGCCCTCGACGAGACGCGGTAG
- a CDS encoding RidA family protein, whose translation MSQTTREIRAETSDETTADLGSRPSRESKRQRAGNESFGARTGESDLVFFQGALPDVNGDVRSDEPVETQVSMCLDRLEPMLENRGATLGDLVKVEVRLTDLDALETVDAVYEERFEDVEFPPRSVVGVCALSGGAAVRIDAVAAEE comes from the coding sequence ATGTCTCAGACCACACGGGAGATACGGGCGGAAACGAGCGACGAGACGACTGCCGACCTCGGGAGTCGACCGAGCCGTGAGAGCAAACGACAGCGCGCCGGAAACGAGAGCTTCGGCGCGCGCACCGGTGAGTCCGACCTGGTCTTCTTCCAGGGCGCCCTCCCGGATGTCAACGGCGACGTCAGGAGCGACGAGCCGGTCGAAACGCAGGTCTCGATGTGTCTCGACCGACTCGAACCGATGCTCGAAAACCGGGGTGCGACACTCGGAGACCTGGTGAAAGTCGAGGTTCGGCTCACGGACTTGGACGCGCTGGAGACGGTCGACGCCGTCTACGAGGAGCGGTTCGAGGACGTCGAGTTCCCGCCGCGGAGCGTCGTCGGCGTCTGTGCGCTCTCCGGCGGTGCGGCCGTCCGGATCGACGCGGTCGCCGCCGAGGAGTGA
- a CDS encoding helix-turn-helix domain-containing protein — protein MTARDDAPEAGETDDGATRRLYVEFEVEPSPSTGCPLSGFERDVAEVRQQRTGDRCHTDLTLSSDDCGCADDDCTEVVHAASAVEDRCPCAVFSEHGCVPRITGTDGDDVVIETYLPDRDVLTDLVDDLRAVVDGISLRRLKRIGSLEREESRAGVTLDLFELTEKQREAAATAVAAGYYSRPREADLEELSADLGISKSALSQRLTAVESKLATSAFARVTAD, from the coding sequence ATGACCGCGAGGGACGACGCCCCCGAGGCCGGGGAGACGGACGACGGCGCGACGCGACGCCTGTACGTCGAGTTCGAGGTCGAACCGTCGCCTTCGACCGGTTGTCCGCTGAGCGGGTTCGAGCGGGACGTCGCGGAGGTGCGCCAACAGCGGACCGGCGACCGGTGTCACACCGACCTGACGCTCTCTTCCGACGACTGCGGCTGTGCGGACGACGACTGTACCGAGGTCGTCCACGCGGCGAGCGCGGTCGAGGACCGCTGTCCGTGCGCGGTGTTCAGCGAGCACGGTTGCGTTCCGCGGATCACCGGGACCGACGGCGACGACGTCGTCATTGAGACGTACTTGCCCGACCGGGACGTGTTGACCGACCTCGTCGACGACCTGAGAGCGGTCGTCGACGGGATCTCGCTGCGGCGGCTGAAGCGGATCGGCTCCCTCGAACGCGAGGAATCGCGAGCCGGCGTGACCCTCGATCTCTTCGAACTGACCGAGAAACAGCGCGAGGCGGCCGCTACCGCCGTCGCCGCCGGATACTACTCGCGGCCCCGAGAGGCGGACTTAGAGGAGCTCTCCGCGGATCTCGGGATCTCGAAGTCGGCGCTGTCGCAGCGACTGACCGCGGTCGAGTCCAAGCTCGCGACGTCCGCGTTCGCGCGGGTGACCGCCGACTGA
- a CDS encoding helix-turn-helix domain-containing protein, with amino-acid sequence MGTNDASERDGGHTISIEIDPDADIAAVLGEIAELDVDGARVRDVSDEERSAVPVDPAELTAVQRQTLLRAVEAGYYSDPREATLSDLAAEFDVSKSAVSQRLHGAEATIVRRVVEGMDREDRSMTRFDQRE; translated from the coding sequence ATGGGCACGAACGACGCGAGCGAGCGCGACGGCGGGCACACGATTTCCATAGAGATCGATCCGGACGCCGACATCGCGGCCGTGTTAGGCGAAATCGCGGAACTCGACGTCGACGGAGCACGGGTCCGCGACGTCAGCGACGAGGAGAGGTCGGCGGTTCCGGTCGATCCCGCAGAGCTGACCGCGGTACAGCGTCAGACGCTGCTTCGAGCGGTCGAAGCCGGGTACTACTCCGACCCGCGGGAAGCGACGCTCTCGGATCTCGCCGCCGAGTTCGACGTCTCTAAGTCCGCGGTGTCACAGCGCCTCCACGGCGCCGAGGCCACCATCGTCCGACGCGTGGTCGAGGGAATGGACCGCGAGGACCGCTCGATGACCCGGTTCGACCAGCGCGAGTGA
- a CDS encoding 4Fe-4S ferredoxin N-terminal domain-containing protein, translating into MRRDHEAPPDIDDDEFDGWAEDQLGDVEYDTELGKEMGKDAIRLARGEMDEEEFHEKYHEQVKDEFGADDRPTKPEGFDDE; encoded by the coding sequence ATGCGTCGTGACCACGAGGCTCCGCCCGACATCGACGACGACGAGTTCGACGGCTGGGCCGAAGACCAGCTCGGCGACGTCGAGTACGACACGGAACTCGGCAAAGAGATGGGAAAAGACGCCATCCGCCTCGCTCGCGGCGAGATGGACGAAGAGGAGTTCCACGAGAAGTACCACGAGCAGGTGAAAGACGAGTTCGGCGCCGACGACCGGCCGACGAAACCGGAGGGATTCGACGATGAGTAG
- a CDS encoding molybdopterin-dependent oxidoreductase, producing the protein MSSDGLDLTRRDALKAGGVAAAALGIGGSASFLREAEAQSTSLEYEEVPTACWIGKQDCGAVAKKVGNRVVKYEGHPDDPRTEGSLCPKGQAQIEQVYSPYRIKAPLKRTNDKGQFGEFQEISWEQAMDEIGEDLKGKLEDDPRRVVFQVGRKKSPQWQEDAWVTGTSDKYGSMEKYGHGATCSDSGYRAQELMFATHGVSETDFENCQYYIGWGHNVSQGGGAHMCQITWPKQVADARDDQGMESVSIDPQRRNSGPYTDTWLPIEPGTDMAFWLAFNSVLVENGYIDEEYLTTATNAPCLVATEGGEEGHILRTDDAEDPGEEYTWADGELVWDEAAGEAVAHEEASSPENVALRGTYEVDGVEARPAFDLYLDQVSQYDPEWAAEITDLEADEIEQTALDWGENAEIGATVERNGIEIPYRPVGIHGYHVAQQEMGVQTTMAQYHAAMLVGAVDVVGSTRVRKGKYAEPQDYRQPFRDQAFHPEKITPDPDGPSLGGSMFHPIDSTAYSQSHVSQTNPDKYNLPYEPEEMAWIVQMANPVHSAPQTDTVIESMSSVDTTVVVDPWMSATADVAADYVLPAATADKLQGPTGGWNGYADIEHIRFPSMDPLWDSKPDAEIFIQMAKAVDAYEEYVLDINSELGLDGTEYAYSGADEAPDDPSEFLRDGLDRWAKTKGKDLDWFREGNVITNEWEVGDGNRYAYTWGMDNGYGEFNPYDAKHEFYSETLFRLGERVDELFADSKFDDPEAEFPYLQDYTAFPTWRQPTMYDSPGEYDLTLFSWHQIEHKQSRTSTNKLLNEIAPASSIRLNPEDAERIGVETGDEVTIETHNAQTGETYTAEGVVMIQDGIKLGSLGLPAHHGTWKDSVTEALDEGPHCNTILPSGPGYLGLDNGQAFQVRAKVEPDGGDD; encoded by the coding sequence ATGAGTAGCGACGGACTCGACCTGACGAGGCGGGACGCGCTGAAGGCCGGCGGCGTCGCGGCCGCGGCGCTGGGGATCGGCGGCAGCGCGTCGTTCCTGCGGGAGGCCGAAGCGCAGTCGACCAGCCTGGAGTACGAGGAGGTACCGACCGCCTGCTGGATCGGCAAGCAGGACTGCGGGGCGGTCGCCAAGAAGGTCGGCAACCGCGTCGTCAAGTACGAGGGCCATCCCGACGACCCGCGCACGGAGGGGTCGCTCTGTCCGAAGGGCCAAGCCCAGATCGAACAGGTCTACAGCCCGTACCGGATCAAGGCCCCGCTCAAGCGGACGAACGACAAGGGCCAGTTCGGTGAGTTCCAAGAGATCAGCTGGGAGCAGGCGATGGACGAGATCGGCGAGGACCTGAAGGGGAAACTCGAAGACGACCCCCGCCGGGTCGTCTTCCAGGTCGGCCGGAAGAAATCGCCGCAGTGGCAGGAAGACGCCTGGGTGACCGGCACGAGCGACAAGTACGGCAGCATGGAGAAGTACGGTCACGGCGCGACCTGTTCCGACTCGGGGTACCGCGCCCAGGAGCTGATGTTCGCCACGCACGGCGTCTCCGAGACCGACTTCGAGAACTGCCAGTACTACATCGGCTGGGGACACAACGTCTCTCAGGGCGGCGGTGCCCATATGTGTCAGATCACGTGGCCGAAACAGGTCGCCGACGCCCGCGACGACCAGGGGATGGAGAGCGTCTCCATCGACCCGCAGCGGCGTAACTCCGGACCCTACACCGACACGTGGCTCCCGATCGAGCCGGGGACGGACATGGCCTTCTGGCTGGCGTTCAACAGCGTGCTCGTCGAGAACGGGTACATCGACGAGGAGTACCTGACGACCGCGACCAACGCGCCGTGCCTCGTCGCCACCGAAGGCGGAGAAGAGGGCCACATTCTCCGAACCGACGACGCCGAAGACCCCGGCGAGGAGTACACGTGGGCCGACGGCGAACTCGTCTGGGACGAGGCGGCCGGCGAGGCGGTCGCACACGAGGAGGCGTCGTCGCCGGAGAACGTCGCGCTGCGCGGTACCTACGAGGTCGACGGCGTCGAGGCGCGTCCGGCCTTCGACCTCTACCTCGATCAGGTCTCTCAGTACGACCCCGAGTGGGCCGCCGAGATCACCGACCTCGAAGCCGACGAAATCGAACAGACCGCCCTCGACTGGGGCGAGAACGCCGAGATCGGTGCGACGGTCGAACGGAACGGCATCGAGATCCCCTACCGGCCGGTGGGGATACACGGCTACCACGTCGCCCAGCAGGAGATGGGCGTTCAGACGACGATGGCCCAGTACCACGCCGCGATGCTTGTCGGTGCGGTCGACGTGGTCGGCTCAACGCGCGTCCGGAAGGGCAAGTACGCCGAGCCGCAGGACTACCGCCAGCCGTTCCGCGACCAGGCGTTCCACCCCGAGAAGATCACGCCGGACCCGGACGGGCCGTCGCTGGGCGGGAGCATGTTCCACCCCATCGACTCGACGGCCTACTCCCAGAGCCACGTCAGCCAGACCAACCCCGACAAGTACAATCTCCCCTACGAGCCGGAGGAGATGGCGTGGATCGTCCAGATGGCCAACCCGGTTCACTCGGCGCCCCAGACCGACACGGTCATCGAAAGCATGAGCAGCGTCGACACGACCGTCGTCGTCGACCCGTGGATGAGCGCGACCGCCGACGTCGCCGCCGACTACGTGCTGCCCGCGGCGACCGCCGACAAGCTCCAGGGGCCGACCGGCGGCTGGAACGGCTACGCCGACATCGAACACATCCGGTTCCCCTCGATGGACCCGCTGTGGGACAGCAAGCCCGACGCGGAGATCTTCATCCAGATGGCGAAGGCGGTCGACGCCTACGAGGAGTACGTCCTCGACATCAACTCCGAACTCGGGCTCGACGGGACCGAGTACGCGTACTCGGGCGCCGACGAGGCCCCCGACGACCCGAGCGAGTTCCTCAGGGACGGCCTCGACCGCTGGGCGAAGACGAAGGGTAAGGACCTCGACTGGTTCCGCGAGGGGAACGTCATCACCAACGAGTGGGAGGTCGGCGACGGCAACCGCTACGCCTACACGTGGGGGATGGACAACGGCTACGGCGAGTTCAACCCCTACGACGCCAAACACGAGTTCTACAGCGAGACGCTGTTCCGGCTCGGCGAGCGCGTCGACGAGCTGTTCGCCGACTCGAAGTTCGACGACCCGGAGGCGGAGTTCCCGTACTTACAGGATTACACCGCCTTCCCGACCTGGCGCCAGCCGACGATGTACGACTCGCCCGGCGAGTACGACCTGACCCTGTTCAGCTGGCACCAGATCGAGCACAAGCAGTCGCGGACGAGCACGAACAAGCTGCTCAACGAGATCGCGCCGGCCTCGTCGATCCGGCTGAACCCCGAAGACGCCGAGCGGATCGGTGTCGAGACCGGCGACGAGGTGACGATCGAGACCCACAACGCCCAGACCGGCGAGACGTACACCGCCGAGGGCGTCGTGATGATTCAGGATGGGATTAAACTCGGTTCCCTGGGCCTTCCGGCCCACCACGGGACCTGGAAAGACAGCGTGACGGAGGCCCTCGACGAGGGGCCGCACTGTAACACGATCCTTCCCAGCGGCCCGGGCTACCTCGGCCTCGACAACGGCCAGGCGTTCCAGGTCCGTGCGAAGGTCGAACCCGACGGAGGTGACGACTGA
- a CDS encoding 4Fe-4S dicluster domain-containing protein, producing MTQLGMAIDLERCYGCRACMEACKVENSTPRGAFWMHVFRFEEGEYPDTEQTNMPRPCQHCSEPSCASACPTSARFKREEDGIVLTDYDRCIGCRYCEIGCPYGVNYAQFEHPEDAQYGYGSESDEHNGDDTHGSGTFAEALGDEAPGEGKPPWHDPIHDKPVEPRGTQMSGPQPEGVMSKCTMCAHRQDNPERGQEGTTACAQTCPVDAIKFGDMEDPESDPNQHLEDKSSSSTFKLLEDRGTEPNVVYIGDEPGDDARTIEDADTFKDPQEAIEIEKNPPESRSTDVEVGQ from the coding sequence ATGACACAACTCGGCATGGCGATCGACTTGGAGCGATGTTACGGCTGCCGGGCCTGTATGGAGGCCTGTAAGGTCGAGAACAGCACGCCTCGCGGGGCGTTCTGGATGCACGTCTTCCGCTTCGAGGAGGGCGAGTATCCCGACACCGAACAGACCAACATGCCCCGGCCGTGCCAGCACTGCTCGGAGCCGTCGTGTGCGTCGGCCTGTCCGACCTCGGCGCGGTTCAAACGCGAGGAGGACGGCATCGTCCTCACCGACTACGACCGCTGTATCGGCTGCCGGTACTGCGAGATCGGCTGCCCGTACGGCGTCAACTACGCGCAGTTCGAACACCCCGAAGACGCCCAGTACGGGTACGGCTCCGAATCGGACGAGCACAACGGCGACGACACCCACGGCTCGGGCACCTTCGCGGAGGCGCTCGGCGACGAAGCGCCCGGCGAGGGTAAGCCGCCGTGGCACGACCCGATCCACGATAAGCCCGTCGAGCCGCGGGGGACGCAGATGTCCGGCCCGCAGCCGGAGGGCGTGATGAGCAAGTGTACGATGTGCGCGCACCGGCAGGACAACCCGGAACGCGGCCAAGAGGGGACGACCGCCTGCGCGCAGACCTGTCCCGTCGACGCGATCAAGTTCGGCGACATGGAGGACCCCGAAAGCGATCCCAACCAGCACCTCGAAGACAAGTCCTCGTCGTCGACGTTCAAGCTGCTCGAGGACCGCGGCACCGAGCCGAACGTCGTCTACATCGGCGACGAGCCGGGCGATGACGCCCGCACTATCGAGGACGCGGACACGTTCAAAGACCCGCAGGAGGCCATCGAGATCGAGAAGAACCCGCCCGAGAGCCGCTCAACCGACGTGGAGGTGGGCCAATGA
- the nrfD gene encoding NrfD/PsrC family molybdoenzyme membrane anchor subunit gives MSTPTSSDRRAATLADPGPRYYAMLAVAGVVVFAMVYSFVTVLTQGHGITGLHNWGTDGGVPWGLDIGAFSWWSAMGVGAIALSSIIRVFGMDDYRPYARIGELLTPLAFGVGFLHIVFDLGKPFRVLNTLIYLPLQSPIAWDVILLAGLGAISVVYMVASLRADVYELSERGALPTALSPVYDALLVGYEPSETGTGEDLAWWLGALVLVFIPVVGGGVVPLLWGPLGVNINWFGAIQGPTFLAASMTTGAAAVLFVGCVLRYAYGLEDVFTDRTLRRLGAVTGAFAFTYLLGTFYEIQTGTFAADMADPNVTMRVFEGPLAPLLVLAIAAIVAPTAYLTIQHATDRFSLLGTVLLTGVMLVGILHQETWLIVGGLMYPDLLYPVGEYTPSVYEWLNLMGTTALVALVLLVFAKTLPVVSDPAEVGPDR, from the coding sequence ATGAGTACCCCCACCAGCTCGGACCGGCGGGCGGCGACGCTCGCGGATCCGGGCCCCCGCTACTACGCGATGCTAGCGGTCGCCGGGGTCGTCGTGTTCGCGATGGTGTACAGCTTCGTGACCGTGCTGACGCAGGGCCACGGTATCACCGGGTTACACAACTGGGGGACCGACGGCGGCGTCCCGTGGGGCCTCGACATCGGCGCGTTCAGCTGGTGGTCGGCGATGGGCGTCGGCGCCATCGCGCTGTCGTCGATCATCCGCGTGTTCGGCATGGACGACTACCGGCCCTACGCTCGTATCGGTGAGCTGCTGACGCCGCTGGCGTTCGGGGTCGGCTTCCTACACATCGTCTTCGACCTCGGTAAGCCGTTCCGCGTGCTCAACACGCTCATCTACCTGCCCCTACAGTCGCCGATCGCGTGGGACGTGATCCTGCTGGCGGGACTCGGGGCGATCTCGGTCGTCTACATGGTCGCGTCGCTCCGCGCGGACGTCTACGAACTCTCCGAGCGGGGCGCGCTTCCGACGGCGCTCAGTCCGGTCTACGACGCGCTACTGGTCGGCTACGAGCCGTCGGAGACCGGGACCGGAGAAGACCTCGCGTGGTGGCTCGGAGCGCTCGTCCTCGTGTTCATCCCGGTCGTCGGCGGCGGAGTCGTCCCGCTGCTGTGGGGCCCGCTCGGCGTCAACATCAACTGGTTCGGCGCGATTCAGGGGCCGACGTTCCTCGCGGCGAGCATGACGACCGGCGCGGCCGCGGTGCTGTTCGTCGGCTGCGTCCTCCGCTACGCGTACGGGCTCGAAGACGTGTTCACCGACCGGACGCTCAGACGGCTCGGCGCCGTGACCGGCGCGTTCGCGTTCACCTACCTGCTGGGGACGTTCTACGAGATCCAGACGGGGACGTTCGCGGCCGACATGGCCGATCCGAACGTCACCATGCGCGTCTTCGAGGGACCGCTCGCGCCCCTGCTGGTGCTCGCGATCGCCGCGATCGTCGCCCCGACGGCGTACCTCACGATACAACACGCCACCGACCGGTTCAGCCTGCTGGGGACGGTCCTCCTGACGGGCGTCATGCTCGTCGGGATCCTCCACCAGGAGACGTGGCTGATCGTCGGGGGGCTGATGTACCCCGACCTGCTGTACCCGGTCGGCGAGTACACGCCCTCGGTCTACGAGTGGCTGAACCTGATGGGGACGACCGCGCTCGTCGCGCTCGTCCTGCTGGTGTTCGCCAAGACGCTTCCCGTCGTCTCCGACCCCGCGGAGGTGGGACCGGACCGATGA